One Fontisphaera persica DNA window includes the following coding sequences:
- a CDS encoding RsmB/NOP family class I SAM-dependent RNA methyltransferase, with protein sequence MSNNKRLRDFAVRVISQFDREHPADAILRREFRGRKDITREESWHISRLVYSHFRWYGWLNPEDPPAKRIERALELDAEFQNNPGLFSPTELRKAVPAWIFEHAEVPDDWLASLQQPVKLWLRTKPGQAETVAKLLGSTKPGPLPDSLLYTGREDLFRIPEFQAGEFQLQDIASQAVGWICAPQPKQLWWDTCAGEGGKMLHLVSLMGTKGSVWATDRADWRLQRLKLRARRCQVFNYRIALWEGGPELPTDLKFDGILVDAPCSGVGTWQRNPHARWTTLPQDVLELAAKQKEMLHHAVAALKPGGKLVYSVCTTTWAETREVVKAFQEAHPEFEPLPFPNPFDPAAPPTPTLHIWPHLHGGNGMFVAAWRKPGPPPGAETPPKAKAEAAPPPST encoded by the coding sequence ATGAGTAACAACAAAAGGCTGCGAGATTTTGCTGTCCGGGTTATCTCTCAGTTTGACCGCGAGCATCCTGCGGATGCCATTTTGCGCCGTGAGTTTCGTGGTCGCAAAGACATCACTCGCGAGGAAAGCTGGCACATCAGCCGATTGGTGTACTCTCATTTTCGGTGGTACGGCTGGTTGAATCCCGAAGACCCGCCAGCTAAACGCATTGAGCGCGCCCTGGAGCTGGACGCCGAATTCCAAAACAACCCCGGTTTGTTCAGCCCCACTGAGCTGCGCAAGGCGGTCCCGGCCTGGATTTTTGAACATGCGGAAGTCCCCGACGATTGGCTCGCCTCCCTCCAGCAACCCGTGAAACTCTGGCTGCGTACCAAGCCGGGACAGGCCGAAACGGTGGCCAAATTGCTGGGCAGCACCAAACCCGGCCCCCTGCCAGATTCCCTCCTCTACACGGGCCGGGAGGACCTGTTTCGCATCCCGGAATTCCAGGCGGGCGAATTCCAATTGCAGGACATTGCTTCTCAAGCGGTGGGTTGGATTTGCGCCCCCCAGCCGAAGCAACTTTGGTGGGATACCTGCGCCGGCGAGGGCGGCAAAATGTTGCACCTGGTTTCCCTGATGGGTACCAAAGGCTCCGTCTGGGCCACCGACCGCGCCGACTGGCGCCTGCAACGCCTTAAGCTTCGCGCCCGCCGCTGCCAGGTCTTCAATTACCGCATTGCCCTTTGGGAGGGCGGCCCTGAGCTGCCCACCGACTTGAAATTTGACGGCATCCTCGTGGACGCTCCCTGCAGCGGAGTGGGCACCTGGCAGCGCAACCCACATGCCCGCTGGACCACTTTGCCCCAGGACGTTTTGGAACTTGCGGCCAAACAAAAGGAAATGCTTCACCACGCCGTTGCCGCGCTTAAACCCGGCGGCAAACTGGTTTATTCCGTCTGCACCACCACATGGGCCGAGACGCGCGAGGTGGTCAAGGCCTTTCAAGAGGCCCATCCTGAGTTTGAGCCTTTGCCCTTCCCCAATCCTTTTGACCCTGCGGCGCCGCCCACCCCCACCTTGCACATCTGGCCCCATCTCCATGGCGGCAACGGCATGTTTGTGGCCGCCTGGCGCAAACCCGGTCCTCCGCCCGGCGCGGAAACGCCTCCCAAGGCCAAAGCGGAGGCCGCCCCGCCGCCGTCCACGTGA
- a CDS encoding zinc ABC transporter substrate-binding protein produces the protein MSRKQEIYKEMLRWGLPYIRDTLAQGGWARLKDRSALLEAQLLHTLPNSILDEDFTDNDLWFLNHHARTYLSEASPALCRNYDYHRQLIAELFRLVPKERRAELKWHGPEA, from the coding sequence GTGAGCCGGAAACAGGAAATCTACAAAGAAATGCTGCGCTGGGGACTCCCTTATATCCGGGACACGCTGGCCCAGGGCGGCTGGGCGCGGCTCAAAGACCGCTCGGCGCTGCTGGAAGCGCAGTTGTTGCACACCCTGCCCAATTCCATTCTCGACGAGGATTTTACCGACAACGACCTCTGGTTTCTGAATCACCATGCCCGGACCTACCTCAGCGAAGCCAGCCCGGCCCTCTGCCGCAACTACGATTATCACCGCCAGCTTATCGCCGAGTTGTTTCGGCTGGTGCCCAAAGAGCGGCGGGCGGAATTGAAATGGCACGGCCCGGAAGCCTGA
- the acnA gene encoding aconitate hydratase AcnA: MSLLHDPFGVRRSFDLGNGRTGIFYSLPALEQAGVGRISRLPVSLRLVLEAVLRHCDGRRVTEQNVRDLANWQPQAPRTAEIPFVVARIVLQDFTGVPLLVDLAAMRSAMARMGRDPKRIEPLVPVDLVVDHSVQVDFAGTPDAFARNLELEFERNRERYQLLKWGMQAFKTFKVVPPGIGIIHQVNLEYLAKGVLEQDGVYYPDTLVGTDSHTTMINGLGIVGWGVGGIEAEAGMLGQPVYFLTPDVVGVHMTGSLREGVTATDVALTVTQMLRKAKVVGKFVEFFGPGAAALPVVDRATIANMAPEYGATMGFFPVDQETVAYLRQTGRSEEHCRMYENYYKAQGLWGIPQAGQVDYSQVLELDLGSVTPSVAGPKRPQDRIELPKLKETFQAAFSRPITESGYGKPAQELDQVKVEVSLNGQGKAQVGHGSVLIASITSCTNTSNPTVMLAAGLLAKKAVERGLRTPPGVKASLAPGSRVVTEYLRDTGLQPYLDQLGFHLVGYGCMTCIGNSGPLAAPLEEAVVKHDLVTAAVLSGNRNFEARIHQNIKANFLMSPPLVVAFALAGRVQVDLTREPLGQGRDGRPVYLRDVWPSLEEIRQLLASALKPETFRRLYQDFASQNPKWNEIPAPVGEVFAWDAQSTYIQEPPFFENFSLQPGVISEIRGARALGIFGDSVTTDHISPAGAIKKASPAGQYLLQHGVAFADFNSYGSRRGNDRVMTRGTFANVRIKNLMVPGVEGGVTLHQPSGEQMSIFDAAMRYAREQVPLVVLAGHEYGTGSSRDWAAKGTRLLGVRAVVARSFERIHRSNLVGMGVLPLQFPEQVSAQTLGLDGTEIYDVLGLTAQLRPQQQLTLRITRANGRVEEVPVQCRIDTPIEIEYYQHGGILPFVLRQLAASG, translated from the coding sequence ATGAGTTTATTGCATGATCCGTTTGGTGTGCGCCGGAGCTTTGACCTGGGCAACGGTCGCACAGGCATTTTTTACTCCCTGCCCGCCTTGGAACAGGCTGGCGTTGGCCGCATCTCCCGCCTGCCGGTGTCGTTGCGCCTGGTGCTGGAGGCGGTGCTGCGCCACTGTGACGGCCGCCGCGTGACCGAGCAGAACGTGCGCGATTTGGCCAACTGGCAGCCGCAGGCGCCGCGCACAGCTGAGATTCCCTTCGTCGTGGCCCGCATCGTGTTGCAGGATTTCACCGGCGTGCCGCTGCTGGTGGATTTGGCCGCCATGCGCTCGGCCATGGCGCGCATGGGACGCGACCCCAAACGCATCGAGCCGCTGGTGCCGGTGGATTTGGTGGTGGACCATTCCGTGCAGGTGGATTTTGCAGGCACGCCGGACGCCTTTGCCCGGAATCTGGAATTGGAGTTTGAGCGCAACCGTGAGCGCTATCAGCTTCTCAAGTGGGGTATGCAGGCGTTCAAGACCTTCAAGGTGGTGCCGCCGGGCATTGGCATCATTCACCAGGTCAATCTGGAATACCTCGCCAAGGGGGTCCTGGAGCAGGACGGCGTTTATTATCCCGACACCCTTGTGGGCACCGACTCCCACACCACCATGATTAACGGCCTGGGCATCGTGGGCTGGGGCGTGGGCGGCATCGAGGCCGAGGCGGGCATGTTGGGACAGCCGGTGTACTTCCTCACGCCAGACGTCGTGGGCGTGCATATGACCGGAAGCTTGCGCGAGGGTGTCACCGCCACCGACGTGGCGCTCACCGTCACGCAAATGCTCCGCAAGGCGAAGGTGGTGGGCAAGTTTGTCGAGTTCTTCGGCCCCGGCGCGGCGGCGCTGCCCGTGGTGGACCGCGCCACCATTGCCAACATGGCCCCGGAATACGGCGCCACCATGGGCTTCTTTCCCGTGGACCAGGAAACTGTGGCCTACCTGCGGCAGACGGGCCGCAGCGAGGAGCACTGCCGGATGTACGAGAACTATTACAAAGCGCAGGGCTTGTGGGGCATTCCGCAAGCCGGGCAGGTGGATTATTCGCAAGTGCTGGAATTGGACCTCGGCAGCGTCACCCCCAGCGTGGCCGGCCCGAAGCGCCCTCAGGACCGCATCGAGCTGCCCAAGCTCAAGGAGACTTTCCAGGCCGCCTTCAGCCGACCCATCACTGAGAGCGGTTACGGCAAGCCCGCCCAGGAATTGGACCAGGTGAAGGTGGAAGTCTCCCTCAACGGCCAGGGCAAGGCCCAGGTGGGACATGGCTCCGTGTTGATTGCCTCCATCACCAGTTGCACCAATACCAGCAACCCCACCGTCATGCTTGCCGCCGGCTTGCTGGCCAAGAAGGCCGTCGAGCGTGGCTTGCGGACCCCGCCCGGTGTCAAAGCCTCGCTGGCGCCCGGCTCGCGCGTCGTCACCGAATACCTGCGCGACACCGGCCTGCAACCCTATCTCGACCAGTTGGGCTTCCACCTGGTGGGCTACGGTTGCATGACGTGCATCGGCAATTCCGGCCCGCTGGCGGCTCCCCTCGAGGAGGCGGTGGTCAAGCATGACCTGGTCACCGCCGCCGTGCTCAGCGGCAACCGCAACTTTGAGGCGCGCATCCATCAAAACATCAAGGCCAACTTCCTGATGTCCCCGCCGCTGGTGGTGGCTTTTGCCCTGGCCGGCCGCGTGCAGGTGGATTTGACCCGGGAGCCTCTGGGTCAGGGCCGCGATGGGCGGCCGGTGTACTTGCGCGATGTCTGGCCTTCCTTGGAGGAAATCCGCCAACTACTTGCTTCGGCCCTCAAACCGGAGACCTTCCGCCGCCTGTATCAGGACTTCGCCAGCCAGAATCCCAAGTGGAATGAAATCCCCGCGCCGGTGGGCGAGGTGTTTGCCTGGGATGCCCAATCCACCTACATTCAGGAGCCGCCTTTCTTCGAGAACTTCAGCCTGCAACCGGGGGTCATCAGCGAAATCCGGGGCGCGCGGGCGCTGGGCATTTTCGGCGACAGCGTCACCACCGACCACATCTCGCCCGCGGGCGCCATCAAGAAGGCCTCGCCGGCCGGGCAATACCTGTTGCAGCACGGGGTGGCCTTTGCCGATTTCAATAGCTACGGCTCGCGCCGCGGCAATGACCGCGTCATGACGCGCGGCACCTTCGCCAACGTGCGCATCAAGAACTTGATGGTTCCCGGCGTTGAAGGCGGCGTGACCCTCCATCAACCCAGCGGCGAGCAGATGAGCATTTTTGACGCCGCCATGCGCTATGCCCGCGAGCAGGTGCCGCTGGTGGTTCTGGCCGGGCACGAGTACGGCACCGGCAGCTCCCGCGACTGGGCTGCCAAGGGCACCCGGTTGTTGGGCGTGCGCGCCGTGGTGGCCCGCAGTTTTGAGCGCATCCATCGCTCCAATCTGGTGGGCATGGGCGTGCTGCCCCTGCAATTCCCCGAACAGGTCAGCGCCCAAACCCTCGGTCTGGACGGCACGGAAATCTACGATGTGCTGGGCCTTACGGCGCAACTCCGCCCGCAACAGCAGCTTACCTTGCGCATCACCCGCGCCAACGGACGGGTGGAAGAAGTGCCCGTCCAGTGCCGCATTGATACGCCCATTGAGATTGAGTACTACCAGCACGGCGGCATCCTGCCTTTTGTCTTGCGCCAATTGGCCGCGTCCGGTTAA
- a CDS encoding cytochrome C assembly family protein, producing MPLITDRTWFLAAVIVYGIALVYSVFLWRRGFRRDDRIHYLILVVAYGLHLLAMMKRGYSLQRCPTSNLYEATVFIGWAMMSACLGLALVQRFRFLPVFANPVMVGLGVFAMMPGLDTPGGALSYTGVMVSLHAAFTLLAYGAFGLGAAAGVMYLSQERDLKMHRSRILFSLLPPITRLEKVVTWLTLAGLSLLSVGLVVGFAGITPPPGVRYTQDFKVWWSCVVWAVYAVLLGLHWRFAVRGRRFAWSVVGSFAFVLLTYWGSNLASPLHQP from the coding sequence ATGCCGTTAATTACGGATCGCACATGGTTTCTGGCGGCGGTGATCGTGTACGGAATTGCCCTGGTGTACTCAGTGTTTCTCTGGCGGCGGGGTTTCCGGCGGGATGACCGCATTCATTATTTGATTCTGGTGGTCGCGTATGGGCTACATTTGCTGGCCATGATGAAGCGGGGATATTCCCTGCAACGCTGTCCCACCTCCAACCTGTACGAGGCCACGGTGTTCATCGGTTGGGCGATGATGTCAGCCTGCCTGGGGCTGGCGCTGGTGCAGCGGTTTCGGTTTCTGCCGGTGTTTGCCAATCCGGTGATGGTGGGGCTGGGAGTTTTTGCGATGATGCCGGGTCTGGACACCCCCGGCGGGGCCTTGTCCTACACCGGGGTGATGGTAAGCCTGCATGCGGCCTTTACGCTGCTGGCTTACGGCGCTTTTGGGCTGGGGGCAGCCGCCGGGGTCATGTACCTGAGCCAGGAACGGGATTTGAAAATGCACCGGAGCCGGATTCTATTTTCGCTCCTGCCGCCCATCACCCGGCTGGAGAAAGTGGTCACGTGGCTGACGCTGGCGGGTTTAAGTTTGCTGAGTGTGGGGCTGGTGGTGGGTTTTGCCGGCATCACTCCGCCGCCGGGGGTGCGTTATACTCAGGATTTCAAGGTGTGGTGGTCCTGTGTGGTCTGGGCCGTGTATGCCGTCCTGCTGGGGCTGCACTGGCGTTTTGCGGTGCGGGGACGCCGCTTTGCGTGGAGCGTGGTGGGCTCGTTCGCCTTTGTCTTGTTGACCTATTGGGGGTCCAACCTGGCCTCCCCCTTGCATCAGCCATGA
- the lpxK gene encoding tetraacyldisaccharide 4'-kinase, with translation MGHALREWIEKVETYVLEVIVGERRGGWTPVLRGLLYGLSRVFGVAVRLRRWLYNMRILRDTTLGVQVIAIGNLSVGGTGKTPVVERFARELRDLGRNVAILSRGYRSRPPPLRQRLLNKVLLREDQTPPRVVSDGKNLLLDSETAGDEPYMLASNLRDVVVLVDKDRVKAGRYAIEKFGCDTLLLDDGFQYWDLRGRRHDVVLVDCQQPFGNGHLLPRGTLREPPSHLARASTIFITKSDGNTADLRAHIARFNPHAPIIECVHHPLYFEDVFTGERCGLELIKGRKIAALSGIAQPESFEAGLARLGGLLVYAKRFADHHRFTQQEVLNVINRSKKRQAEMIITTQKDAVRFPKLDRRDLPIYFMRVEIKIIAGAKDFNDYVRRICFLR, from the coding sequence ATGGGTCACGCGCTGCGTGAATGGATAGAAAAAGTTGAGACCTACGTCCTGGAGGTCATCGTCGGCGAACGACGGGGTGGATGGACGCCGGTCTTGCGTGGCCTTTTATATGGCTTGAGCCGGGTGTTTGGCGTGGCGGTGCGCCTGCGGCGGTGGCTCTACAACATGCGCATCCTGCGCGACACCACGCTGGGGGTGCAGGTGATTGCCATTGGCAACCTCTCGGTGGGCGGCACGGGCAAGACGCCCGTGGTGGAGCGCTTTGCGCGGGAGCTGCGCGATTTGGGGCGCAACGTGGCCATCTTGTCCCGCGGGTATCGCTCGCGGCCGCCGCCCCTGCGCCAGCGTTTGCTCAATAAAGTGTTGTTGCGCGAAGACCAAACCCCGCCGCGGGTGGTCTCGGACGGAAAAAATCTGCTCCTCGATTCGGAAACCGCCGGGGATGAGCCTTACATGCTGGCCTCCAATTTGCGTGATGTGGTGGTGCTGGTGGATAAAGACCGCGTGAAGGCCGGCCGCTACGCCATTGAGAAGTTTGGGTGTGACACGCTGCTGCTGGACGACGGCTTTCAATACTGGGATTTGCGGGGCCGCCGGCATGATGTGGTGCTGGTGGACTGTCAGCAGCCCTTCGGCAACGGGCACCTGTTGCCGCGGGGCACCCTGCGCGAGCCGCCCAGCCATCTGGCGCGGGCGAGCACCATTTTCATCACCAAGAGCGACGGCAACACGGCTGACTTGCGGGCACACATTGCCCGGTTCAACCCGCACGCGCCCATCATCGAGTGCGTGCATCATCCGCTGTATTTTGAGGATGTCTTCACCGGCGAGCGGTGCGGTCTGGAGTTAATCAAGGGCCGCAAAATCGCCGCGCTCAGCGGCATTGCCCAGCCGGAAAGCTTTGAGGCCGGGCTGGCGCGGTTGGGCGGGCTGCTGGTGTATGCCAAGCGTTTCGCGGACCATCACCGCTTTACGCAGCAGGAAGTGCTCAACGTGATCAACCGCAGCAAAAAGCGCCAGGCGGAAATGATCATCACCACGCAAAAGGATGCGGTGCGTTTTCCCAAATTGGACCGCCGGGACCTGCCCATTTATTTCATGCGGGTGGAAATCAAGATTATCGCCGGCGCCAAGGACTTTAACGATTACGTGCGCCGGATTTGTTTCCTGCGCTAA
- the eno gene encoding phosphopyruvate hydratase, producing the protein MTKIVDIKAREVLDSRGNPTVEADVYLACGAMGRAAVPSGASTGEHEALELRDGDKKRYNGKGVTKAVQNIVTKILPRLEGMDALDQVAVDTAMLKLDGTETKSKLGANAILAVSLATAKAAALATGTPLYKYLGGVNAKVLPVPMANIINGGAHSDAPIDFQEFMIMPVGFDTFSEGLRSIVETFHALKAVLKKKGLSTAVGDEGGFAPKLDSTEAAIEAILQAIKDAGYKAGKQIYLALDVASSEFYNGDGSYTFKKSTGKKVSGAELVDFYVELVGKYPIISIEDGCAESDWKNWKLLTEKLGAKVQLVGDDLFVTNVKFLRKGIEQGVANSILVKVNQIGSLTETLDAVELANDHGYTAVLSHRSGETEDSTIADIAVATNCGQIKTGSLSRSDRVAKYNQLLRIEQELGKNAVYGGKLKNL; encoded by the coding sequence ATGACCAAAATCGTTGATATCAAAGCCCGCGAGGTGCTCGATTCCCGCGGCAATCCCACAGTGGAAGCGGATGTGTATCTGGCCTGTGGCGCCATGGGCCGGGCGGCAGTGCCGTCTGGCGCCAGCACAGGCGAACACGAAGCGCTGGAGCTGCGCGACGGCGACAAAAAACGTTACAACGGCAAAGGGGTGACCAAGGCCGTGCAGAACATCGTCACCAAGATTCTGCCCCGCCTGGAAGGCATGGACGCCCTGGACCAGGTGGCCGTGGACACCGCCATGCTGAAACTGGACGGCACGGAAACCAAATCAAAGCTCGGCGCCAACGCCATCCTCGCCGTGTCGCTGGCCACCGCCAAGGCCGCCGCCTTGGCCACGGGCACGCCGCTCTACAAATACCTCGGCGGAGTCAACGCCAAGGTGTTGCCCGTGCCCATGGCCAACATCATCAACGGCGGCGCGCACTCCGACGCCCCCATTGATTTCCAGGAATTCATGATTATGCCGGTGGGCTTTGACACCTTCTCCGAAGGTCTCCGCTCCATCGTCGAGACCTTCCACGCCTTGAAGGCGGTGTTGAAGAAGAAGGGCCTCTCCACCGCGGTGGGGGACGAAGGCGGTTTTGCGCCCAAGCTGGACAGCACCGAGGCCGCCATCGAAGCCATCCTGCAGGCCATCAAGGATGCCGGCTACAAGGCGGGCAAGCAGATTTACCTCGCCCTCGATGTCGCCTCCTCTGAGTTTTACAACGGAGATGGCTCTTACACCTTCAAGAAAAGCACGGGCAAGAAGGTGAGCGGCGCGGAACTGGTGGACTTCTATGTGGAATTGGTGGGCAAATACCCCATCATCAGCATAGAAGATGGCTGCGCCGAAAGCGACTGGAAGAACTGGAAGCTGCTCACGGAAAAACTGGGCGCCAAAGTGCAGTTGGTGGGTGATGACCTTTTTGTCACCAACGTCAAATTCCTCCGCAAGGGCATCGAGCAGGGGGTCGCCAATTCCATCCTCGTCAAGGTCAACCAGATTGGCAGCCTGACCGAGACCTTGGATGCCGTCGAGCTGGCCAATGACCACGGCTACACCGCCGTGCTCAGTCATCGCTCGGGCGAGACCGAGGATTCCACCATTGCCGACATCGCCGTGGCCACCAACTGCGGTCAAATCAAGACCGGCAGCCTCAGCCGCAGCGACCGCGTGGCCAAGTACAATCAATTGTTGCGCATCGAACAGGAGCTGGGCAAGAACGCCGTGTACGGCGGGAAGCTCAAAAACCTGTAA
- a CDS encoding DNA-3-methyladenine glycosylase family protein: MRTPAEHWFPVRHYNLPLTLSCGQSFRWRNTPDGWEGVVAGKWVRLRPLRDGLQAFCAEPVSDWQWLADYLQLHVRLEDILQTFPAHDPHLQKAVQACFGLRLLRQEPWECLASFILSSTKQIPHIQQIIECLCLRFGAPVCVPPGHAPVYAFPEAATLARAGEEALRGCRMGFRARALQEAACRVAEGVLNLESLRHLDEAAARRQLMSLRGVGPKIANCVLLFAYGFPRAFPVDVWVRRALREAYFPRRRPTPRRLEAFIQSHFGPHAGYAQQYLFHYWRTGRAARRKIQ; the protein is encoded by the coding sequence ATGAGGACGCCAGCAGAGCATTGGTTTCCGGTCCGCCATTACAACCTGCCCCTTACTTTGTCCTGCGGTCAGTCCTTTCGCTGGCGCAACACTCCCGACGGTTGGGAAGGCGTGGTGGCGGGCAAATGGGTGCGGCTGCGGCCCTTGCGCGACGGTTTGCAGGCTTTTTGTGCCGAACCGGTCAGTGATTGGCAATGGCTGGCTGATTACTTGCAACTCCACGTGCGGCTGGAGGACATTCTGCAAACCTTCCCCGCCCATGACCCCCACCTGCAAAAGGCCGTCCAGGCCTGCTTCGGATTACGCCTGCTGCGGCAGGAACCTTGGGAGTGCCTGGCCTCCTTCATCCTCTCTTCCACCAAACAGATACCGCACATTCAGCAAATCATTGAATGTCTCTGCCTGCGATTTGGCGCGCCCGTCTGCGTGCCCCCCGGCCATGCGCCTGTTTATGCCTTTCCGGAGGCAGCCACACTGGCCAGGGCAGGAGAGGAGGCTTTGCGCGGCTGCCGCATGGGTTTTCGCGCGCGGGCCTTGCAGGAAGCCGCCTGCCGGGTCGCCGAAGGTGTGTTGAACTTGGAATCTCTGCGGCATCTGGACGAAGCCGCCGCCAGGCGGCAATTGATGTCTTTGCGCGGCGTCGGCCCCAAAATTGCCAACTGCGTCCTGTTGTTTGCCTATGGTTTTCCCCGGGCTTTTCCGGTGGATGTTTGGGTGCGGCGGGCCTTGCGCGAGGCCTATTTCCCGCGGCGGCGGCCCACCCCCCGGCGGTTGGAGGCCTTCATCCAGAGCCATTTTGGGCCCCATGCGGGTTACGCCCAACAATACTTGTTTCATTATTGGCGCACCGGCCGCGCGGCCCGCCGGAAGATTCAGTGA
- a CDS encoding SDR family NAD(P)-dependent oxidoreductase → MESISLAGRTAVITGASKGLGKAMALALGRAGARLALVSRDTRLLEQTATEARALGAEARVYVADITQEEAVNALGRQLAADFGKVQILINNAGVNVRKNVTDFTLAEWRLVLDTNLTGVFLMCRAVVPLMTGQGWGRILNMTSIMSHVALAGRSAYAASKAGLLGFTKALALELAPEGITVNGISPGPFATEMNRPLLTNPELSQFFLSRIPLGQWGQVEDIGALAVFLCSEHARFITGADILVDGGWTAQ, encoded by the coding sequence ATGGAAAGCATTTCACTGGCGGGCAGGACGGCGGTCATCACGGGCGCAAGCAAAGGGCTGGGCAAGGCGATGGCGCTGGCACTGGGGCGGGCCGGGGCGCGGCTGGCGCTGGTTTCCCGCGATACCCGTTTGCTGGAACAAACGGCCACGGAGGCCCGCGCCCTGGGGGCGGAGGCCCGCGTGTATGTGGCCGATATTACGCAGGAAGAGGCGGTCAACGCTTTGGGACGCCAACTGGCTGCCGACTTTGGGAAGGTGCAAATCCTGATCAATAATGCGGGCGTCAATGTGCGCAAGAACGTCACCGACTTCACGCTGGCCGAGTGGCGGCTGGTGTTGGACACCAACCTGACCGGCGTTTTTTTGATGTGCCGCGCCGTGGTGCCGTTGATGACGGGCCAGGGGTGGGGCCGCATCTTGAACATGACCTCCATCATGAGCCATGTGGCGCTGGCCGGGCGCTCGGCCTACGCGGCCAGCAAGGCGGGGCTGCTGGGCTTTACCAAAGCCCTGGCGCTGGAGCTGGCGCCGGAGGGCATCACGGTCAACGGCATCAGCCCCGGCCCGTTTGCCACGGAGATGAACCGTCCCCTGCTGACCAATCCGGAACTGAGCCAGTTTTTCCTGAGTCGCATTCCACTCGGGCAATGGGGCCAGGTGGAGGACATTGGGGCGCTGGCGGTGTTTCTGTGCTCAGAGCACGCCCGCTTCATCACCGGCGCGGATATTTTGGTGGACGGCGGCTGGACGGCCCAATGA
- the hemA gene encoding glutamyl-tRNA reductase, with the protein MSILVVGISHRTAPVELRERFALPPPRIPEALSALRQQELAQEAVLVCTCNRTELYVQSQTPAPEAFAALLKFFHQFTGQAEVVQEAFYTLSEPHSLEHLFKVAAGLDSMVLGETEILGQLKKAYELALQGQFTGPRLNKAFQRAFNTAKYLRTHTNIQRGSISVASVGVELAEKIFDTLRGRVVMVLGAGDTSEKAARALLSRGATSVLVSNRSYERAVALAQELGGRAVRFDDWSAEFAAVDIVISSTAAPHYILDRAKLAPLMALRENQPLLLIDLAVPRDIEPEVNFLENVYLYNIDDLQEIAADYLKQRQEEVGRCEAIIRERVRELLNVPAAAAAPQTPRPAEA; encoded by the coding sequence ATGAGCATCCTGGTTGTTGGCATCAGTCACCGCACCGCACCCGTGGAGCTTCGGGAGCGTTTCGCGCTGCCCCCGCCGCGTATTCCCGAGGCCTTGAGCGCGCTGCGTCAGCAGGAGCTGGCCCAGGAAGCCGTGCTGGTTTGCACCTGCAATCGCACCGAGCTTTACGTGCAAAGCCAGACCCCCGCGCCGGAGGCCTTTGCCGCGCTGCTCAAGTTCTTTCATCAATTCACGGGGCAGGCCGAGGTAGTACAGGAGGCCTTTTACACGCTGAGCGAGCCGCACAGCCTGGAGCACTTGTTCAAAGTGGCCGCCGGCCTGGACAGCATGGTGCTGGGGGAAACGGAAATCCTTGGCCAGTTGAAAAAGGCCTACGAGCTTGCGCTGCAGGGGCAGTTCACCGGCCCGCGCCTCAACAAGGCCTTCCAGCGCGCCTTCAACACCGCCAAGTACTTGCGCACGCACACCAACATCCAGCGCGGCAGCATCTCGGTGGCCTCAGTGGGCGTGGAACTGGCCGAGAAAATTTTTGACACCCTTCGCGGCCGGGTGGTCATGGTGCTGGGGGCCGGCGATACCAGCGAAAAAGCCGCCCGCGCCCTGCTCTCGCGCGGCGCCACCAGCGTCCTGGTCTCCAATCGTTCTTATGAACGCGCCGTGGCGCTGGCCCAGGAATTGGGGGGGCGAGCCGTCCGCTTTGATGACTGGAGCGCGGAGTTTGCGGCGGTGGACATCGTCATCAGCAGCACGGCGGCGCCGCACTACATTCTGGACCGGGCGAAACTGGCGCCGCTGATGGCCCTGCGCGAGAACCAGCCCCTGCTGCTGATTGATTTGGCCGTGCCGCGGGACATCGAGCCCGAGGTGAACTTTCTGGAAAACGTGTATCTCTACAACATTGATGATTTGCAGGAGATTGCGGCGGATTATCTCAAGCAGCGGCAGGAGGAGGTGGGCCGCTGCGAAGCCATCATCCGCGAACGGGTGCGCGAACTGTTGAACGTGCCGGCGGCCGCCGCCGCCCCCCAGACGCCGCGTCCGGCGGAAGCCTGA